From Micromonospora echinospora:
GTCCCGACGGCCCGGTGACCGGGCAGAATGCGCCGCTCACGCTGGACCCCAGGCGGTGATCAACGGAGAGTAAGCGCAGCGACGCCTCACCCTGCTCACCCACCGGAGCTGCCCGTGACCCACCTCTCGGCCCCGCGCCGCCGCCGTCTTCTCGCGGTCCTCACCGCCGGCGCCCTCACCGTCGTCGGCCTCTCTCCGGCCACGCCCGCGGCCGCCGCCGCGCCCGGCCACGACAAAGTGGTCCACACCGTCCCGTCCACCGCCTCGCCCGACGTCCAGGACGGCTCGGTCGACGCGATCCACGACGCCGGTACGAAGATCATCGCGGGCGGCTCCTTCACCCGCGTGCAGAACCGCAACTCCGACGTCGACATCGCCCGCGACTACCTGCTCGCGTTCGACAAGGCCACCGGCGCGGTGGACACCGCGTTCGCGCCCACGCTCGACAACGAGGTGACCGCGGTCACGGCCGGGCCCACGGCGAACACGGTCTTCGTCGCCGGCAAGTTCAACACCGTCAACGGCGTGACCCGGCGCAAGGTGGCCCTGCTCGACGTCAACACCGGGGCGGTCGTCACCAGCTTCGCGCCGCCCGCGTTCAACGGGCTCATCAAGGACATCGCGCTGGTCGGCAACCGGCTGCTGGTCGGCGGCATCTTCACCACGGCCGGCAACCCCAACCCCCGCGGCGGGCTGGCCTCGCTCAACGCCACCACCGGCGCGGTGGACAGCTACCTCACCACCACGCTGACCGAGAACCACAACTGGGACGGCGTCAGCGGCGCCAAGGCCGGCGTCGGCGCGGAGAAGCTCGCCGTCTCCCCGGATGGCACGCAGCTCGTCGTCATCGGCAACTTCAAGAAGGCCGACGGGGTGCTACACGACCAGATCGTCAAGATCGACCTGGGTGCCACCGCCGCTACCGTCGCGGACTGGAACACGGCCCGCTACACGCCGCGCTGCAAGTGGCAGTCGTTCGACTCGTACGTCCGTGACGTCGCGTTCTCCCCGGACAACAGCTACTTCGTCGTGGTGACCACCGGCGCCCCGTACAGCGGAACGCTCTGCGACACCGCGGCCCGCTGGGAGGCCGGCGCGACCGGCGCCAACCTCCAGCCGACCTGGGTCGACTACAGCGGCGGCGACACGTTCCTGTCCGTCGGCATCAGCGAGGAGGCGGTCTACGTCGGCGGCCACCTCCGCTGGCTCAACAACACCACCGGCACCGACAACGCCCGGGCCGGCGCGGTCGGCCGGGCCAGCATCGCCGCGCTCGACCCGGCCAACGGCCTGCCGCTGTCCTGGAACCCCGGCCGCCACCCGCGCGGCATCGGCGCCTCCGAGATGCTCGTCACGCCGACCGGGCTCTGGATCGGCGGCGACACGCTGTGGATCGGCAACTTCCAGTACCGCCGCGAGCGGATCGCGTTCTTCCCGCTGGCCGGCGGGACGGCGGTGCACCCCACCACCACGGCCACGCTGCCCGGCAACGTCTACCAGGCGGGCCTGCCGCAGCCGACGAACGTGCTGTACCGGGTGAACGCCGGCGGCTCGTCCGTCGCCTCCACCGACGGCGGGCCGGACTGGGCGGCCGACTCCAACTCCAGCCCCAGCCCGTACCGCAACACCGGCAGCAGCGCTTCCAGCTACACCACCGCCGCGAGCCTGGACTCGACGGTGCCGGTCGGCACCCCGGTCCAGCTCTACAACGACGAGCGGTACGACCCGTCCGGCGGCGCGGAGATGACCTGGCAGTTCCCGGTGCCCAACGGCACCGAGGTGCACGTGCGGCTGTACATGGCCAACCGGTACGCGGGCACCGCCAACGCCGGCACGCGGATCTTCGACGTGGCGCTGGAGGGCGCTGTCGTCCTCGACGACCTCGACCTGTCCGCCGCCGCCGGGCACAACGTGGGCACCATGCGGGAGCTCACGGTGGTCAGCGACGGCTCGATCGACCTGGAGTTCCGCCACGTGCGGGAGAACCCGCTGGTCAACGCGGTCGAAATCGTCAAGACCGGGCCCCCGCCCGCTCCGGCCAGCTCGCCGGTGCAGGTGCGCTCGTACGACGGGCAGAACGCGGTCGGCGCACCCGACCCGGTGACCGACCCGAACGGCACCGTCTGGGCGGGCGCGCGCAGCGCGTTCTGGGTCGGCGGGACGGTGTTCTACGGCGCCGACGGCGCGCTGTGGCGGCGCACGTTCAACGGCACCACGTTCGGCGCGCCGGAACTGGTGGACCCGTACCACGACCCGTACTGGGACAACGTGATCACCAACTCCGGTCCGACCGGGCAGACGTACGTCGGCGCGACCACCGGCTTCTACGCCGAGATCCCGAACGTGACCGGCATGTTCTTCTCCGGCGGGCGGCTCTACTACACGCTCAACGGGCAGAACGGTCTGTTCTGGCGCTGGTTCACCCCGGACAGCGGCGTGGTCGGCGCCGATCGGTTCACGGTGGCCGGGGCGAGCGGGTTCGCCGACGCGGGCGCGGTCTTCGTCTCCGGCAGCACGCTCTACAAGGTCAACCGCAACACCGGTGACCTGGCCGCCACCGACTGGGTGAACGGCGTGCCGGCCGCGACGTTCACCGTGCGCAGCGGCCCGGCGGTCGACGGCGTCGACTGGCGCGCGAGGGCCGTGTTCGTCGGCCCGTAAGGAAGGGCCCCTTCTTAACGCCTCAGGTAGAGGAAGGGCCCCTTGTTAACACCTCGCTGTTAACAAGGGGCCCTTCCTTGCATGAGCGGGGTTGTGCGCGCCGGAGGGCGGTGGAATGATCAACCGGTCAGCCCGATGAAGTGGAAAGGGGGTGTGGTCGATGTCTTTCATGAACCGTCCCGCGCCCCGCGTTCCCCGCTGACGTTCTGACTCCGCCGGGGCGCGCTCCCCACAGGAGGAAGCACCGATGAGTGCACAGTTCCATTGTGTGACAGTCGAGTCCGACGACCCGTACACCCTTGCCGGATGGTGGGCCCGCGTGCTCGACCGCCGGCTCGCCGACGACGACCACCCGGACGACCCGGAGGCGGTCCTCGTCGCGCCCGCCGGCGACGGCCCCGACCTGCTGTTCGTCCGGGTGGGCGAGCGGCACGGCAAGGGCGCGTTCCACATCGACCTGCACGCGGCCGAGGGCACCCGGGACGAGGAGGTGGCGCGGCTGCGTGACCTCGGCGCCACGCTGGTGGCCGACCGGCGCCGGCCGGACGGGAGCGGCTGGGTGGTGCTGGCCGACCCCGAGGGCAACGAGTTCTGCGTCTGCCGCAGCTGGGCCGAACGGGCCGCGTCCGCCTGATCCGGAAACGACACCGGGCCCCCGCCGCGACGGCGGGGGCCCGGTGCGTAGCGGTGTCAGCCCTGCTTCTCGATCTCGCCGCGCATGGAGACGAACTCCTTCTGGAGCTCGGCCGCGGACTTGAAGTAGACGACCACCATGCCGAGGCTGCCCCGGTCGGCCCAGATGCAGACGGCCACCTGCTCACCCGAGGCCTTGCCGTCGGAGCACTTGGCGTCGCCGCCCAGCGGACCGGGGTCGACCGTCTTGAAGTCCTTGGTGCCCAGGTCGGGGGTGACCGCGGCGGTGGCGTCGTCCAGTTCCTTCTTCGGGTCGGCCAGGACGCCGGACACAGCGACGATCATGACCAGGTCCTTCTTCGCCGGGTCGCCGTAGAAGGCTCCGGCCGTGCTCGTCGCTTCCGGCACGTCCTTGCTGAGCGAGACCTTCATCTGCGTCGCGGCGCTCTGCAGCTGCGGGTCGGTGACCTTCGACCGGCCGCCGAGCGTCTGCGGCTCGACCACCCGGGTCTTGGTGGCGGTGACCACCTCGCCGACGGTGTCCTTGGTGGCGATCCACGTGACGATGCCGCCACCGACGCAGAGCACCAGGACCACCGCGAGGACGATCAGCAGGATCTTGCCGACACCGGACTTCTTCGGCGGGACCGGGGCGCCGAACTGGTTGCCGTACTGGGGCTGCTGCGGGGCCTGCGGGTAGTCAGCGCCGTACTGCGGCTGCTGCGGAGCCTGCGGGTAGCCACCGCCGTACTGCGGCTGCTGGGGCGGCTGGAAGCCGCCCGGCTGGTGCTGGGGAGGAGGGTAGTTGCCGGGGTAGGGACTGGACGGCGGCTGGGACATGTAGGCAGCTCCTGTGTGAAAACTGGACGCGTGATCGTAGCCAGGAGCACCGACATGCCGCTGTCCGGCGAAGGGCGGGGCGGCGAAACCGCGACCGACCCGTGACCTGCCCCGCGAACGCCGATCGCGGTGGCCGGGCCGTCCGTCTCGGACAGCCCGACCACCGCGATCGATGCGGAATCGGTCAGCGCAGGCTGGCCACGCCGCGCGGCAGGAACCGCTTGCCGGTCACCCGCTCGGAGGTGCCGGTCCGGTCCAGGTACGGCGTCACGCCGCCCAGGTGGAACGGCCAGCCGGCGCCGAGGATCATGCACAGGTCGATGTCCTGCGCCTCGGCGACGACGCCCTCGTCGAGCATGAGCCGGATCTCCTGCGCGAGCGCGTCCAGCGCGTTCTGCCGGACCTGCTCGCCGGTGAGCGGCTCGTCGCCGACCACCAGCAGCTTCGCCACCTCGTCGTTGATCTGGTCGTCGACGACGATCGGCTGGCCCGAGTCGGCGA
This genomic window contains:
- a CDS encoding VOC family protein, which translates into the protein MSAQFHCVTVESDDPYTLAGWWARVLDRRLADDDHPDDPEAVLVAPAGDGPDLLFVRVGERHGKGAFHIDLHAAEGTRDEEVARLRDLGATLVADRRRPDGSGWVVLADPEGNEFCVCRSWAERAASA
- a CDS encoding malectin domain-containing carbohydrate-binding protein gives rise to the protein MTHLSAPRRRRLLAVLTAGALTVVGLSPATPAAAAAPGHDKVVHTVPSTASPDVQDGSVDAIHDAGTKIIAGGSFTRVQNRNSDVDIARDYLLAFDKATGAVDTAFAPTLDNEVTAVTAGPTANTVFVAGKFNTVNGVTRRKVALLDVNTGAVVTSFAPPAFNGLIKDIALVGNRLLVGGIFTTAGNPNPRGGLASLNATTGAVDSYLTTTLTENHNWDGVSGAKAGVGAEKLAVSPDGTQLVVIGNFKKADGVLHDQIVKIDLGATAATVADWNTARYTPRCKWQSFDSYVRDVAFSPDNSYFVVVTTGAPYSGTLCDTAARWEAGATGANLQPTWVDYSGGDTFLSVGISEEAVYVGGHLRWLNNTTGTDNARAGAVGRASIAALDPANGLPLSWNPGRHPRGIGASEMLVTPTGLWIGGDTLWIGNFQYRRERIAFFPLAGGTAVHPTTTATLPGNVYQAGLPQPTNVLYRVNAGGSSVASTDGGPDWAADSNSSPSPYRNTGSSASSYTTAASLDSTVPVGTPVQLYNDERYDPSGGAEMTWQFPVPNGTEVHVRLYMANRYAGTANAGTRIFDVALEGAVVLDDLDLSAAAGHNVGTMRELTVVSDGSIDLEFRHVRENPLVNAVEIVKTGPPPAPASSPVQVRSYDGQNAVGAPDPVTDPNGTVWAGARSAFWVGGTVFYGADGALWRRTFNGTTFGAPELVDPYHDPYWDNVITNSGPTGQTYVGATTGFYAEIPNVTGMFFSGGRLYYTLNGQNGLFWRWFTPDSGVVGADRFTVAGASGFADAGAVFVSGSTLYKVNRNTGDLAATDWVNGVPAATFTVRSGPAVDGVDWRARAVFVGP